A genomic segment from Streptomyces sp. NBC_00654 encodes:
- a CDS encoding DUF6056 family protein produces MERVSERTVRERRVSGTQDAATPERQDAATPAKGVRDGGTPAGDFRAGSALGPAAVRRWTPLWVKALALLPVCLLAAAARSGRWVRPSGDDWCFLPLVQDGGLSAIAHRFWFLDNGRVVNAVLVWAYARFGVTGHQWFGLISGLLVLGLLWAFTATVLRRAAAGLPRGVPFLVAAMVAALFLFGTANTYKTFYWPAASVSHTLPPVFACAAAIPALRATSRRGRGFALLTVFAAGLSLGTLSEETCVVAVAVLGGLLLISGRAVPRVRRRFVRTWCSAGIAGMLIAGLLLFTSPGARHRREVHGADSMLAPESLLASLDGFGRIAVTCLTAWQYLGAVAVGLVLGLLARFPYGRPFPMRSELLCAGACFCALVVSGYLCTVITYPAFGASVATSNRLWNDYLLLYILLLVHAGTLLARGWRHLVRRAGAPLAAGATVYAVVCLSLLASLGTLDSEMSARARKWDDQDTWLRSRSAAGEQVLPYRRTPISRMTEPFSRNMVWPASCVADYYGLERVTPAGQRGR; encoded by the coding sequence GTGGAACGCGTGTCGGAGAGGACCGTTCGCGAGCGGCGCGTCAGCGGCACCCAGGACGCGGCCACACCGGAGAGACAGGACGCGGCCACACCGGCCAAGGGCGTCCGGGACGGCGGAACTCCAGCAGGAGACTTCCGGGCGGGGAGCGCTCTGGGCCCGGCGGCGGTGCGACGGTGGACGCCGTTGTGGGTGAAGGCGCTCGCACTTCTGCCGGTCTGCCTGCTTGCCGCGGCCGCCCGGTCCGGCCGCTGGGTCCGCCCCAGCGGCGACGACTGGTGTTTTCTGCCGCTGGTCCAGGACGGCGGACTGTCCGCGATCGCGCACAGGTTCTGGTTCCTGGACAACGGGCGGGTCGTGAACGCCGTGCTGGTGTGGGCCTACGCGCGGTTCGGTGTCACGGGCCACCAGTGGTTCGGGCTGATCAGCGGGCTGCTGGTCCTCGGGCTTCTCTGGGCGTTCACCGCCACGGTCCTGCGCAGGGCGGCGGCGGGCCTCCCGCGGGGAGTCCCGTTCCTGGTGGCCGCCATGGTGGCGGCGTTGTTCCTCTTCGGGACCGCCAACACGTACAAGACGTTCTACTGGCCGGCCGCGTCCGTCTCGCACACCCTGCCGCCGGTGTTCGCCTGCGCCGCGGCCATTCCCGCACTGCGGGCCACCTCACGGCGGGGCCGGGGCTTCGCCCTGCTCACCGTCTTCGCCGCCGGACTGTCCCTGGGCACACTGTCGGAGGAGACCTGCGTCGTCGCGGTGGCCGTCCTGGGCGGCCTGCTGCTGATCAGCGGGCGGGCCGTTCCGCGCGTGCGACGGCGCTTCGTGCGGACGTGGTGCTCGGCGGGGATCGCGGGCATGCTGATCGCGGGACTGCTCCTCTTCACGTCCCCGGGGGCGCGGCACCGCCGCGAGGTCCACGGCGCCGATTCGATGCTCGCCCCGGAGTCGCTCCTCGCCTCCCTGGACGGCTTCGGCCGGATCGCCGTCACCTGTCTCACGGCGTGGCAGTATCTGGGCGCGGTGGCCGTCGGCCTCGTGCTGGGGCTGCTGGCCCGGTTCCCGTACGGCCGGCCGTTCCCCATGAGGAGCGAGCTGCTGTGCGCCGGTGCCTGCTTCTGCGCCCTCGTCGTCTCCGGCTATCTGTGCACGGTCATCACGTATCCCGCCTTCGGGGCGAGCGTCGCGACCTCGAACCGTCTGTGGAACGACTACCTGCTGCTCTACATCCTGCTTCTCGTCCATGCGGGCACACTCCTCGCCCGGGGATGGCGACACCTCGTGCGCCGCGCCGGGGCGCCGCTGGCGGCAGGCGCGACGGTGTACGCCGTGGTCTGCCTCTCGTTGCTCGCGTCGCTCGGGACCCTCGACTCCGAGATGTCCGCACGGGCGCGGAAATGGGACGACCAGGACACCTGGCTCCGCAGCCGCTCGGCGGCCGGCGAGCAGGTCCTGCCCTACCGGCGGACGCCCATCAGCAGGATGACCGAGCCGTTCAGCCGCAACATGGTCTGGCCCGCCTCCTGCGTCGCCGACTACTACGGCCTGGAACGCGTCACCCCGGCCGGACAGCGGGGCCGGTGA
- a CDS encoding alpha/beta fold hydrolase: protein MSTPAPYRHSGLVCTDHTLDVPLDHRSPDGPAISLFAREVVAAGREHENLPRLLWLQGGPGGRAERPNVAGAWLRRALTDYRVVLLDQRGTGRSTPADRVSLARFGTDSAAAAGYLAHFRADSIVRDAELLRRHLQGDAPWSVLGQSFGGFSTLTYLSLAPEGLTQAYITGGLPTLTGHADEVYRAAYARTLAHNERYFARYPGDQRLADAVAAHLEAHDVRMPAGERLTVRRFQTLGIMFGTSARFDSLHYLLETAFTEGAHGPELSDTFLRGVDAAVSFAERPLYAALHEPIYAQGGRATAWSAHRVREEFPAFDARADTPVRFTGEMVYPWQFEEDPALVPLRGAAELLAARTDWPVLYDPDRLAANEVPVVAAVYHDDMYVDRAQSLATADAVRGLRTWVTDAYAHDGVRADAAVLDRLIAMARHEA from the coding sequence ATGTCCACCCCCGCCCCGTACCGTCACAGCGGTCTCGTCTGCACCGACCACACCCTTGATGTGCCGCTCGACCACCGGTCCCCCGACGGACCCGCCATCAGCCTGTTCGCGCGCGAGGTCGTCGCCGCCGGCCGCGAGCACGAGAACCTGCCCCGTCTGCTGTGGCTGCAGGGCGGCCCCGGCGGCCGTGCCGAGCGCCCCAACGTGGCGGGGGCCTGGCTGCGCCGCGCCCTCACCGACTACCGCGTGGTGCTTCTGGACCAGCGCGGGACCGGCCGCTCCACACCCGCCGACCGCGTCTCGCTCGCCCGGTTCGGCACCGACTCCGCGGCGGCCGCCGGGTATCTCGCGCACTTCCGCGCCGACTCGATCGTCCGCGACGCCGAACTGCTGCGCCGCCACCTCCAGGGCGACGCGCCGTGGAGCGTCCTGGGCCAGAGCTTCGGAGGCTTCTCCACACTCACCTATCTGAGCCTCGCGCCCGAGGGGCTCACCCAGGCGTACATCACCGGCGGCCTGCCGACGCTGACCGGACACGCCGACGAGGTGTACCGGGCGGCCTACGCCCGCACGCTCGCCCACAACGAGCGCTACTTCGCCCGCTACCCCGGCGACCAGCGCCTCGCCGACGCCGTTGCCGCACATCTCGAAGCGCACGATGTCCGGATGCCGGCCGGCGAGCGCCTCACCGTCCGCCGGTTCCAGACCCTCGGCATCATGTTCGGCACGTCGGCCCGATTCGACTCGCTCCACTACCTGCTGGAGACCGCGTTCACCGAAGGCGCCCACGGCCCGGAACTCAGCGACACCTTCCTGCGCGGGGTGGACGCCGCCGTCTCCTTCGCCGAACGCCCCCTGTACGCCGCGCTCCACGAACCGATCTACGCGCAGGGCGGCCGCGCCACCGCGTGGTCCGCCCACCGTGTGCGGGAGGAGTTCCCCGCCTTCGACGCCCGCGCGGACACCCCGGTCCGGTTCACCGGCGAGATGGTCTACCCCTGGCAGTTCGAGGAGGACCCCGCGCTCGTCCCCCTGCGCGGCGCCGCGGAGCTACTCGCCGCGCGCACCGACTGGCCGGTCCTCTACGACCCGGACCGGCTCGCCGCCAACGAGGTGCCCGTCGTCGCGGCCGTCTACCACGACGACATGTACGTCGACCGCGCCCAGTCCCTCGCCACCGCCGACGCGGTCCGCGGTCTGCGGACCTGGGTGACCGACGCCTACGCCCACGACGGGGTGCGGGCCGACGCCGCCGTGCTGGACCGGCTGATCGCCATGGCCCGGCACGAGGCCTGA
- a CDS encoding NUDIX domain-containing protein yields MTHAWLPPHEYVKTIAQSTGYACLYFTDTAGRPVQLRSVYDREVWQWPGGNMDPGETPWQCALRECREETGMEFTGEPRLLGTHFTGHRGEAWPANHIGFIFDGGVLSDEQISAVVLDPDEHTELLVRTLEEWKPVMAPEGFDRLVAVDAARADGRAVYLEG; encoded by the coding sequence ATGACCCACGCCTGGCTTCCGCCGCATGAGTACGTCAAGACCATCGCCCAGTCCACCGGTTACGCCTGCCTCTACTTCACCGACACCGCCGGCCGTCCGGTCCAGCTGCGGTCCGTGTACGACCGGGAGGTCTGGCAGTGGCCCGGCGGGAACATGGACCCGGGCGAGACCCCGTGGCAGTGCGCGCTGCGCGAGTGCCGCGAGGAGACCGGCATGGAATTCACCGGCGAACCCCGGCTGTTGGGCACCCATTTCACCGGTCACCGGGGTGAGGCGTGGCCCGCGAACCACATCGGTTTCATCTTCGACGGCGGTGTCCTGAGCGACGAGCAGATCTCCGCCGTGGTGCTCGACCCCGACGAGCACACCGAACTGCTCGTGCGCACCCTTGAGGAGTGGAAGCCCGTCATGGCCCCCGAGGGCTTCGACCGTCTCGTGGCGGTCGACGCGGCCCGCGCGGACGGGCGGGCCGTCTACCTGGAGGGCTGA
- the dhbC gene encoding isochorismate synthase DhbC has protein sequence MSTASQVATHVPAAGPAPAAVGAATALLDAYTPGARFLATPSRTLLAHGVHSEVPHGEQPLAERVTATLAAARASGHLAPVVIGAIPFDHEAPASLAVPRTVRTAPALTADPLIALPAPAPDAADWQVREVPGPAEYEAGVAGAVARMWRGEFSKVVLARTLELTSPGPLDIRGLLERLARRDPSGYTFALPTSPTGTLLGASPELLVSRRGRRVVANPLAGSTPRSGDLAEDVRRAATLLESAKDLHEHAVVVDAVHQALAPHCSDLTVPAQPTLIRTATMWHLSTTVTGTLASPDTSALELACALHPTPAVCGTPTATARRVIRETEPFDRGFFTGMVGWGDAEGDGEWVVTIRCAEAGEHGLRLYAGAGVVAASQPESETAETAAKFRTFLDAVGAEL, from the coding sequence GTGTCGACGGCATCCCAGGTCGCCACACACGTCCCTGCGGCCGGACCGGCCCCCGCAGCGGTCGGAGCGGCCACTGCGCTCCTGGACGCCTACACCCCAGGCGCCCGGTTCCTGGCCACCCCCTCCCGCACACTCCTCGCACACGGGGTGCACAGCGAAGTACCCCACGGCGAGCAGCCGTTGGCCGAGCGGGTGACCGCCACCCTGGCGGCGGCCCGCGCCTCGGGCCATCTCGCGCCCGTGGTCATCGGCGCCATCCCCTTCGACCATGAGGCGCCCGCGTCACTCGCCGTCCCCCGGACGGTCCGCACCGCACCGGCGCTCACCGCCGACCCGCTGATCGCGCTGCCCGCCCCCGCACCGGACGCCGCCGACTGGCAGGTGCGCGAGGTCCCCGGGCCCGCGGAGTACGAGGCCGGGGTCGCCGGGGCCGTGGCGCGGATGTGGCGCGGCGAGTTCAGCAAGGTGGTACTGGCCCGGACCCTCGAACTGACCTCCCCCGGCCCACTGGACATCCGCGGACTGCTGGAACGCCTCGCCCGCCGCGACCCCTCCGGCTATACGTTCGCCCTGCCCACCTCTCCCACCGGCACCCTTCTCGGCGCCAGCCCCGAACTGCTGGTCTCCAGGCGGGGCCGCCGGGTCGTCGCCAATCCCCTGGCGGGCTCGACACCCCGCAGCGGCGACCTCGCCGAGGACGTTCGCCGCGCGGCCACCCTGCTGGAGTCCGCGAAGGACCTCCACGAGCACGCCGTCGTGGTGGACGCGGTGCATCAGGCGCTCGCCCCGCACTGCTCGGACCTCACCGTGCCCGCGCAGCCGACCCTGATCCGGACCGCCACCATGTGGCATCTCTCCACGACCGTGACCGGCACCCTCGCCTCCCCGGACACCTCCGCCCTCGAACTGGCCTGCGCCCTGCACCCGACGCCCGCCGTGTGCGGCACCCCGACCGCCACCGCGCGCCGGGTGATCCGCGAGACCGAGCCCTTCGACCGGGGGTTCTTCACCGGAATGGTGGGCTGGGGCGACGCGGAGGGCGACGGTGAGTGGGTCGTGACGATCCGCTGCGCCGAAGCCGGGGAGCACGGGCTCCGGCTGTACGCGGGGGCGGGAGTCGTCGCCGCGTCCCAGCCGGAGTCGGAGACCGCGGAGACCGCCGCGAAGTTCCGTACGTTCCTCGACGCGGTGGGAGCCGAGCTGTGA
- a CDS encoding glycosyltransferase family 2 protein — protein sequence MNECQVSIVVPCFNEDEVLNPFHHALISVLESTRRTFEVCYVDDGSRDRTRQQLRTLATADRRVRYTSFSRNFGKEAAMLAGLRMSRGDSVVLMDADLQHPPGLVPRMLELRRHGYDQVVARRDRAGDGALRSVLSSAYYRTMGRCMDVELTDGEGDFRLLSRPAVDAVLALPEANRFSKGIFSWIGFDTVSFTYPNVRRAAGSSKWGGRRLLNYGIDGLISFNSRPLRLAIHAGLALSVAACAYALWIIADIALHGVRVPGFATMLVVVVALGGIQLATLGIIGEYVGRIYYETKRRPPYVVRETESGRGRENGPVGIRDGRTTLPAVDRAAPATVSAGAVGSGAGAAETGRRAGDGRGAAPAGAEPPEHDGHRPPSPAVPPQH from the coding sequence ATGAACGAATGCCAGGTCTCGATCGTCGTTCCGTGTTTCAACGAGGATGAGGTGCTCAACCCCTTTCACCACGCACTGATTTCGGTCCTCGAATCGACCCGGAGAACCTTCGAGGTCTGTTACGTCGACGACGGCAGCCGCGACCGGACCAGGCAGCAGCTGCGCACGCTCGCCACGGCGGATCGGCGGGTCCGCTACACATCCTTCAGCCGGAACTTCGGCAAGGAGGCGGCGATGCTCGCGGGGCTGCGCATGTCGCGGGGTGACTCCGTGGTTCTCATGGACGCGGATCTCCAGCATCCGCCGGGACTCGTGCCCCGCATGCTCGAACTGCGGCGGCACGGCTACGACCAGGTCGTCGCCCGCCGGGACCGCGCGGGCGACGGCGCCTTGCGCAGTGTGCTCAGTTCGGCCTACTACCGGACCATGGGGCGCTGCATGGATGTCGAACTGACCGATGGCGAGGGAGACTTCAGACTCCTTTCGCGTCCCGCCGTGGACGCGGTCCTCGCCCTGCCGGAGGCCAACCGGTTCTCCAAGGGGATCTTCTCCTGGATCGGCTTCGACACCGTCAGTTTCACCTACCCCAATGTCCGCCGCGCCGCGGGAAGCTCGAAGTGGGGTGGCAGGCGGCTCCTCAACTACGGAATCGACGGCCTCATCTCCTTCAACAGCCGACCGCTGCGCCTGGCCATCCATGCCGGGCTCGCGCTGTCGGTCGCCGCGTGCGCGTACGCGCTGTGGATCATCGCGGACATCGCCCTGCACGGGGTGCGGGTACCGGGATTCGCCACCATGCTGGTGGTCGTCGTGGCGCTCGGCGGAATTCAGCTCGCCACGCTGGGGATCATCGGTGAATACGTGGGGCGCATCTATTACGAGACGAAGCGCCGGCCGCCGTACGTGGTCCGCGAGACGGAAAGCGGCAGGGGCCGGGAAAACGGGCCCGTCGGGATCCGCGACGGGCGCACGACACTACCGGCGGTGGACCGGGCAGCGCCCGCCACGGTCTCGGCCGGGGCCGTCGGCTCCGGCGCCGGAGCCGCGGAGACCGGCCGGCGGGCCGGTGACGGCCGGGGGGCCGCACCGGCAGGCGCCGAGCCGCCGGAGCACGATGGGCACCGGCCCCCCTCCCCGGCGGTTCCCCCGCAGCACTGA
- a CDS encoding (2,3-dihydroxybenzoyl)adenylate synthase, which yields MSHPRTTGLQAPTWPAEFAERYRAAGWWRGETFGQLLRDRAAAHPDRIAIVDPAGGGRRWSYAELDRRADALAAGLLGRGIGKGDKVVVQLPNVAEFFEVIFALFRIGALPVFALPAHRETEIRYFCSFTGAVAHVIPAVHDGYDYRDLATAVRAEVPTLQHVFVAGGDPGGHEALADVPAEPVHIPGPAPDDLAFLQLSGGSTGVPKLIPRTHDDYIYSLRGSNELCGVDEDSVYLCALPAAHNFPLSSPGSLGALHAGARVVLAPQPTPDVAFPLIEREGVTLTGLVPPLALVWTEAAPSSAYDLSSLDVLLVGGAKLSEEAARRVRPALGCTLQQVFGMAEGLVNYTRLDDPAETIVTTQGRPISPDDEIRVVDDEDNDLPVGTAGHLLTRGPYTIRGYWNAPEHNARSFTEDGFYRTGDIVRLTATGHLVVEGRAKDQINRGGEKIAAEEVENHILAHPAVHDANVVAEPDPYLGERTCAYVILRAGAEPLTPVAVKKFVRGRGLAAYKVPDRVAFVDAFPQTGVGKISKKDLRAAATGPTASSPAAPSTASPTAQN from the coding sequence GTGAGCCACCCCCGTACGACGGGCCTTCAGGCGCCCACCTGGCCCGCGGAGTTCGCCGAGCGCTACCGCGCCGCCGGGTGGTGGCGCGGTGAGACCTTCGGGCAGCTGCTGCGCGACCGCGCCGCCGCCCACCCCGACCGCATCGCGATCGTGGACCCGGCCGGCGGAGGGCGCCGCTGGAGCTACGCGGAACTGGACCGGCGGGCCGACGCGCTCGCCGCCGGGCTGCTCGGCAGGGGCATCGGCAAGGGGGACAAGGTCGTCGTCCAGCTCCCCAATGTCGCCGAGTTCTTCGAAGTGATCTTCGCGCTGTTCCGGATCGGCGCACTGCCGGTCTTCGCGCTGCCCGCGCACCGGGAGACCGAGATCCGGTACTTCTGCTCGTTCACCGGGGCGGTCGCCCATGTGATCCCCGCCGTGCACGACGGCTACGACTACCGGGATCTCGCCACCGCGGTCAGGGCCGAAGTCCCCACGCTCCAGCATGTGTTCGTGGCCGGGGGCGACCCCGGCGGGCACGAGGCTCTCGCCGATGTCCCGGCCGAACCGGTGCACATCCCCGGACCGGCCCCGGACGATCTGGCCTTCCTCCAGCTCTCCGGCGGCAGCACCGGAGTACCCAAACTGATCCCGCGCACCCACGACGACTACATCTACTCACTGCGCGGCTCCAATGAGCTGTGCGGCGTCGACGAGGACAGCGTCTACCTCTGCGCCCTGCCCGCCGCGCACAACTTCCCGCTCTCCTCGCCCGGTTCGCTGGGCGCGCTCCACGCGGGCGCCCGCGTCGTGCTGGCCCCGCAGCCCACCCCGGACGTCGCGTTCCCGCTCATCGAACGGGAGGGCGTCACCCTGACCGGGCTGGTGCCGCCGCTCGCGCTGGTGTGGACGGAGGCGGCGCCGTCGAGCGCGTACGACCTCAGCAGCCTCGATGTGCTCCTGGTGGGCGGCGCGAAACTCAGCGAGGAGGCCGCGCGGCGGGTGCGGCCCGCCCTCGGCTGCACGCTCCAGCAGGTCTTCGGAATGGCGGAGGGACTGGTCAACTACACCCGCCTCGACGACCCCGCGGAGACCATCGTCACCACCCAGGGCCGGCCGATCTCCCCCGACGACGAGATCCGTGTCGTCGACGACGAGGACAACGACCTGCCCGTCGGCACGGCCGGGCATCTGCTCACCCGCGGTCCGTACACGATCCGCGGCTACTGGAACGCACCCGAGCACAACGCCCGCTCCTTCACCGAGGACGGCTTCTACCGCACCGGGGACATCGTCCGCCTCACCGCGACCGGACATCTGGTCGTCGAGGGGCGCGCCAAGGACCAGATCAACCGGGGCGGCGAGAAGATCGCGGCCGAGGAGGTCGAGAACCACATCCTCGCCCACCCGGCGGTGCACGATGCCAATGTGGTCGCCGAGCCCGACCCGTATCTGGGCGAACGCACCTGCGCGTACGTCATTCTGCGGGCCGGGGCCGAGCCGCTGACGCCCGTCGCCGTCAAGAAGTTCGTCCGCGGCCGCGGCCTCGCCGCCTACAAGGTGCCCGACCGGGTCGCGTTCGTGGACGCTTTTCCGCAGACCGGTGTCGGGAAGATCTCCAAGAAGGACCTGCGCGCGGCCGCGACCGGCCCCACGGCCTCGTCCCCGGCCGCCCCATCCACCGCCTCACCGACCGCCCAGAACTGA
- a CDS encoding DUF5829 family protein: MLLRQMLRIPLVLAMTFALAIAGVAGGGGTAQADGTPPPAPRQLLFFNHAYGVLDRETADAIEHSGYLRDFAEFQVRTTTGADGATWTGRYLMGRETYLELFGVGDLPGQDGTHGSTGMGISAERAGDLKTVVQRLRDQGTADPVEFRQTRDFGDGVPVPWFDAVFTTTQYDAFGAWGMEYLAEYFADPRGNTEPAAYPGDVGRERYLSDGYRSHVMRDVTSVRLAVTEGDLADTVPLLRAGGFDVRTAQDGGVLAQGGGTALRLDPVPREQAGLRQIEMSLNRPVEDRHEERIGRSTLVVGPGSRAVWTFGDGT; the protein is encoded by the coding sequence ATGCTGCTTCGCCAGATGTTACGGATACCCCTCGTCCTCGCCATGACCTTCGCACTGGCCATCGCGGGCGTGGCAGGCGGTGGCGGGACCGCACAGGCCGACGGGACGCCCCCGCCCGCACCACGGCAACTTCTCTTCTTCAACCACGCCTACGGGGTGCTGGACCGGGAGACCGCCGACGCCATCGAACACTCCGGCTATCTCCGTGACTTCGCCGAGTTCCAGGTCCGCACGACGACCGGAGCGGACGGAGCCACCTGGACCGGCCGCTATCTGATGGGCCGCGAGACCTACCTCGAACTGTTCGGGGTGGGCGACCTGCCCGGCCAGGACGGCACCCACGGCTCCACCGGAATGGGGATCTCGGCCGAGCGCGCCGGGGATCTGAAGACGGTGGTCCAACGGCTGCGCGACCAGGGGACGGCCGATCCCGTCGAGTTCCGTCAGACACGTGACTTCGGCGACGGGGTCCCGGTGCCCTGGTTCGACGCCGTCTTCACCACCACCCAGTACGACGCCTTCGGGGCCTGGGGGATGGAATACCTGGCGGAGTACTTCGCCGACCCGCGCGGCAACACCGAGCCGGCCGCGTATCCCGGTGACGTCGGCCGGGAGCGCTATCTGTCCGACGGCTACCGCAGCCATGTGATGCGTGATGTGACATCCGTGCGCCTCGCGGTCACGGAAGGGGACCTGGCCGACACGGTGCCGCTGCTGCGGGCGGGCGGGTTCGACGTCCGGACGGCGCAGGACGGTGGTGTTCTCGCGCAAGGCGGTGGCACCGCCCTCCGGCTCGACCCCGTCCCGCGCGAGCAGGCCGGTCTGCGGCAGATCGAGATGTCGCTCAACCGGCCCGTGGAGGACCGGCACGAGGAGCGGATCGGCCGGTCCACCCTCGTCGTCGGTCCGGGCAGCCGGGCCGTGTGGACCTTCGGCGACGGGACATAG
- a CDS encoding 2,3-dihydro-2,3-dihydroxybenzoate dehydrogenase, which yields MPDHIPGHIPYGHGEFEGRTVLVTGAGQGIGAAVTEAFAGLGARVAATDLGASGIDRLAGTHRSVTAYVMDVTDRHSVDGIVAKAESDLGPLDVLVNVAGILRTSPAAQLSDQDWADTFAVNTTGVFHTSRAVAARMTRRGAGCIVTVGSNAAGIPRTGMAAYAASKAAAAMFTKCLGLELARDGIRCNVVAPGSTDTAMQRGLWTDEHAHRRVIDGDPATYRTGIPLGRIAEPHDIADAVLFLASDRARHITLQELYVDGGATLR from the coding sequence ATGCCTGATCACATACCGGGGCACATTCCGTACGGTCATGGTGAGTTCGAGGGCCGCACGGTGCTGGTGACCGGTGCGGGACAGGGCATCGGCGCCGCGGTGACCGAGGCGTTCGCCGGGCTCGGAGCGCGGGTCGCCGCCACCGACCTCGGCGCATCCGGCATCGACCGGCTCGCCGGCACACACCGGTCGGTGACCGCCTACGTCATGGACGTCACGGACCGGCACTCGGTCGACGGCATCGTGGCGAAGGCGGAGAGCGACCTCGGCCCACTCGATGTGCTGGTGAACGTCGCCGGAATACTCCGTACCTCTCCCGCCGCCCAACTGTCCGACCAGGACTGGGCGGACACCTTCGCCGTGAACACGACCGGCGTCTTCCACACCTCCCGTGCCGTCGCGGCCCGGATGACGCGGCGCGGTGCGGGCTGCATCGTCACCGTCGGATCCAACGCCGCCGGAATCCCCCGCACCGGCATGGCCGCCTACGCCGCGTCCAAGGCCGCCGCCGCGATGTTCACCAAGTGTCTCGGGCTGGAACTCGCCCGCGACGGCATCCGCTGCAACGTCGTCGCGCCCGGATCCACCGACACCGCCATGCAGCGCGGCCTGTGGACCGACGAACACGCGCACCGGCGGGTGATCGACGGCGACCCGGCCACGTACCGCACCGGGATCCCGCTGGGCCGCATCGCCGAGCCGCACGACATCGCGGACGCCGTGCTCTTCCTCGCGTCGGACCGGGCCCGCCACATCACGCTGCAGGAGCTCTACGTCGACGGCGGCGCCACGCTCCGCTGA
- a CDS encoding lytic polysaccharide monooxygenase: MRRRITSSLLGLGVAGASLLATTGSAQSHGYTDSPISRQQLCGNGTVRNCGQIQWEPPSVEGPKGFPARGPVDGTLCAGGNGRFSELDDPRAGAWPATQVGGGQNHTFRWRITARHATTDFRYYITKDGYDPTKPLTRADLDPQPFLTVPFGGRQPGSTVTHDGVLPQKSGKHLILGVWTIADTGNAFYACSDVKF; encoded by the coding sequence ATGCGCCGAAGGATCACCTCATCACTGCTCGGGCTCGGCGTCGCCGGAGCCTCCCTCCTCGCCACCACCGGCAGCGCCCAGAGCCACGGCTACACCGACTCCCCCATCAGCCGTCAGCAGCTCTGCGGCAACGGCACCGTGCGCAACTGCGGCCAGATCCAGTGGGAGCCGCCGAGCGTCGAGGGCCCCAAGGGCTTCCCCGCCCGCGGCCCGGTCGACGGCACCCTCTGCGCCGGCGGCAACGGCCGGTTCTCGGAACTCGACGACCCGCGCGCCGGAGCCTGGCCCGCGACACAGGTCGGCGGCGGACAGAACCACACCTTCCGCTGGCGGATCACGGCACGCCACGCGACGACCGACTTCCGCTACTACATCACCAAGGACGGATACGACCCCACCAAGCCCCTCACCCGGGCCGACCTGGACCCGCAGCCGTTCCTGACCGTGCCCTTCGGAGGCCGCCAGCCGGGCTCCACCGTGACCCATGACGGCGTGCTGCCGCAGAAGTCGGGCAAGCACCTGATTCTCGGCGTCTGGACCATCGCCGACACCGGTAACGCCTTCTACGCCTGCTCGGACGTGAAGTTCTGA
- a CDS encoding isochorismatase family protein encodes MPLPAISPYPMPTAADLPANRVAWSVDPARAVLLVHDLQNYFLGAFDRTASPVTELLSHVALLKKRAEELGIPVVYTAQPSDQSPAERGLQQDFWGPGLPADAHLAAIADEVAPGGSDTVLTKWKYSGFVRTDLLERLREQGRDQLVITGIYAHIGVLMTACDAWMQDIQAFVVADAVADFSADDHAMALRWAAGRCAMVTTTGTVLGDS; translated from the coding sequence ATGCCCCTGCCCGCCATTTCCCCCTATCCGATGCCGACCGCAGCCGACCTGCCGGCCAATCGGGTCGCGTGGAGCGTCGACCCGGCGCGCGCCGTACTGCTCGTACACGATCTGCAGAACTACTTCCTGGGCGCGTTCGACCGCACGGCCTCCCCCGTCACCGAACTCCTCTCCCATGTCGCCCTGTTGAAGAAGCGGGCCGAGGAGCTCGGCATCCCGGTCGTCTACACGGCCCAGCCCAGCGACCAGTCGCCCGCCGAGCGCGGACTCCAGCAGGACTTCTGGGGCCCCGGGCTGCCCGCCGACGCGCATCTGGCCGCGATCGCCGACGAGGTGGCTCCCGGCGGCTCGGACACCGTGCTCACCAAGTGGAAGTACAGCGGTTTCGTCCGTACGGACCTGCTGGAGCGGCTGCGCGAACAGGGCCGCGACCAGCTGGTGATCACCGGGATCTACGCGCACATCGGTGTGCTGATGACCGCCTGCGACGCCTGGATGCAGGACATCCAGGCCTTCGTCGTCGCCGACGCCGTGGCCGACTTCTCGGCCGACGACCACGCGATGGCGCTGCGCTGGGCGGCCGGCAGATGCGCGATGGTCACCACCACCGGCACCGTCCTCGGGGACAGCTGA